From Polynucleobacter sp. MWH-Braz-FAM2G, a single genomic window includes:
- the mnmA gene encoding tRNA 2-thiouridine(34) synthase MnmA produces MTSLNSSSNPPSQAKKVVIGMSGGVDSSVAAWMLKQQGFEVVGLFMKNWEDDDNDEYCSARQDWLDVVSVADMIGIDVEAVNFAAEYRERVFADFLREYAAGRTPNPDVLCNAEIKFKAFLDHAMSLGADAIATGHYARVRHQGGKVQLLKAVDVSKDQSYFLHRLTQQQLANVMFPLGEIPKTEVRKIAEKIGLHNAKKKDSTGICFIGERPFREFLNRYLPRVPGPIKTTEGKTVGEHMGLAFFTLGQRKGIGLGGSQDGNGDAWYVARKDVPNNTLYVAQGHEHSWLLAHRLSAMDASWISGVAPTPGNYSAKTRYRQADSACTFSANEEVLSFDLSFPDAQWAVTPGQSAVLYDGDICLGGGIISSSVASIDV; encoded by the coding sequence ATGACTTCGCTCAATTCTTCCTCAAACCCACCCTCCCAGGCCAAAAAAGTCGTTATTGGCATGTCTGGTGGGGTAGATTCGTCTGTTGCAGCCTGGATGCTTAAGCAGCAGGGTTTTGAAGTGGTTGGCCTTTTTATGAAGAATTGGGAGGATGACGACAATGACGAGTACTGTTCGGCGCGTCAGGACTGGTTAGACGTAGTTTCGGTAGCCGATATGATCGGAATTGATGTTGAGGCAGTTAATTTTGCTGCTGAATACCGTGAACGCGTATTTGCTGATTTTTTGCGTGAATACGCCGCTGGGCGAACGCCTAACCCAGATGTTTTATGTAATGCTGAAATCAAATTTAAGGCTTTCCTCGATCATGCTATGAGCCTAGGGGCAGACGCTATTGCTACGGGCCACTATGCACGTGTAAGACATCAGGGTGGCAAAGTGCAGTTATTGAAAGCTGTTGATGTTAGTAAAGATCAAAGTTATTTCTTGCACCGCTTAACGCAGCAACAATTAGCGAACGTCATGTTTCCACTTGGTGAAATTCCAAAAACGGAAGTCAGAAAAATTGCCGAAAAAATTGGCTTACATAATGCAAAAAAGAAGGACTCCACTGGCATTTGTTTTATTGGTGAGCGTCCTTTTAGAGAATTTTTAAATCGCTATCTACCACGAGTTCCAGGCCCGATTAAAACGACAGAGGGAAAGACTGTTGGTGAGCATATGGGGTTGGCATTTTTTACCTTGGGTCAACGCAAGGGGATTGGTTTGGGTGGTAGTCAAGATGGCAATGGCGATGCTTGGTACGTGGCACGCAAGGACGTTCCTAATAACACGCTCTATGTAGCACAAGGCCACGAACACTCATGGCTATTGGCTCACAGGCTTTCTGCAATGGATGCAAGTTGGATCTCTGGCGTAGCGCCAACACCTGGGAACTATTCAGCCAAGACGCGTTACCGTCAAGCAGATTCAGCATGTACGTTTAGCGCGAATGAAGAAGTTTTAAGTTTTGACTTAAGTTTTCCAGATGCGCAGTGGGCAGTAACACCTGGGCAATCTGCCGTTCTTTATGACGGAGATATTTGTCTTGGTGGCGGAATTATTTCCTCATCAGTTGCATCTATAGATGTCTGA
- the groL gene encoding chaperonin GroEL (60 kDa chaperone family; promotes refolding of misfolded polypeptides especially under stressful conditions; forms two stacked rings of heptamers to form a barrel-shaped 14mer; ends can be capped by GroES; misfolded proteins enter the barrel where they are refolded when GroES binds), which produces MAAKDVVFGDNARTKMVEGVNILANAVKTTLGPKGRNVVIERSFGGPTITKDGVSVAKEIELKDKLQNMGAQMVKEVASKTADIAGDGTTTATVLAQSIVREGMKYVVAGHNPMDLKRGIDKAVTSAIDELAKISKPCTTTKEIAQVGSISANSDHSIGQRIAEAMEKVGKEGVITVEDGKSLEDELEVVEGMQFDRGYLSPYFINQPEKQVAVLESPYILLFDKKIANIRDLLPVLEQVAKSGRPLLIIAEDVEGEALATLVVNNIRGIIKTCAVKAPGFGDRRKAMLEDIAILTGGTVIAEEIGLTLEKTTLEHLGQAKRIEVGKENTIIIDGAGDAKAIEARVKNIRVQIEEATSDYDKEKLQERVAKLAGGVAVIRVGAATEVEMKEKKARVDDALHATRAAVEEGIVPGGGVALIRAMQGIKGLKGDNADQDAGINIVLRAMQEPLRTIVSNAGEDAGVVVNAVQASTGNNGYNAATGEYGDLVAQGVIDPTKVTKTALVNAASVAGLLLTTDCAISDAPKDESAGSGMPDMGGMGGMGGMGGMM; this is translated from the coding sequence ATGGCAGCAAAAGACGTTGTATTTGGAGATAACGCCCGCACCAAGATGGTCGAAGGCGTGAATATTCTTGCTAACGCGGTAAAAACTACATTGGGACCTAAAGGTCGTAACGTGGTGATAGAGCGTTCATTTGGTGGACCAACTATTACTAAAGACGGCGTATCCGTAGCTAAAGAAATCGAACTGAAGGATAAGCTTCAAAATATGGGCGCGCAGATGGTTAAGGAAGTTGCTTCTAAAACTGCTGATATCGCCGGTGACGGTACTACCACCGCTACAGTTTTGGCTCAGTCAATCGTACGCGAAGGCATGAAATATGTTGTTGCAGGCCATAATCCAATGGACCTCAAGCGCGGTATTGATAAGGCTGTTACTTCCGCAATTGATGAGCTTGCAAAAATCAGCAAGCCTTGCACCACCACTAAAGAAATTGCTCAAGTAGGTTCTATCTCTGCGAACAGCGACCACAGTATTGGTCAGCGTATTGCAGAAGCAATGGAAAAAGTAGGTAAAGAAGGTGTTATCACGGTTGAGGATGGTAAGTCTTTAGAGGACGAACTTGAAGTGGTTGAGGGTATGCAGTTTGACCGTGGTTATCTCTCCCCATATTTCATTAATCAACCAGAAAAACAAGTTGCTGTATTGGAGAGCCCATACATCCTCTTGTTTGATAAGAAGATTGCAAATATTCGTGATTTGCTCCCAGTGCTTGAGCAAGTAGCTAAATCTGGTCGTCCATTGTTGATCATTGCAGAAGACGTTGAAGGCGAAGCCTTGGCTACTTTAGTTGTGAACAACATCCGCGGCATTATTAAGACTTGTGCTGTTAAGGCTCCAGGTTTTGGCGACCGTCGTAAGGCAATGTTGGAAGATATCGCCATTTTGACTGGCGGCACAGTGATTGCTGAAGAAATTGGTCTCACACTTGAGAAAACAACTCTTGAGCACTTGGGTCAAGCGAAGCGTATCGAAGTAGGTAAAGAGAACACCATCATTATTGACGGTGCAGGCGATGCCAAAGCGATTGAAGCTCGCGTGAAGAACATTCGTGTTCAGATCGAAGAAGCAACTAGCGACTACGATAAAGAAAAATTGCAAGAGCGTGTGGCTAAGTTGGCTGGCGGTGTTGCAGTGATTCGTGTTGGTGCTGCTACTGAAGTGGAAATGAAAGAGAAGAAAGCTCGTGTTGATGATGCATTACACGCAACTCGTGCAGCAGTTGAAGAGGGTATCGTTCCTGGCGGTGGCGTAGCATTAATTCGTGCGATGCAGGGCATCAAAGGTTTGAAAGGCGATAACGCTGATCAAGATGCAGGTATCAATATCGTATTGCGCGCTATGCAAGAACCATTGCGCACTATCGTCAGCAATGCTGGTGAAGATGCTGGTGTAGTGGTTAATGCCGTGCAAGCAAGTACTGGCAATAATGGTTACAACGCAGCTACTGGTGAATATGGCGATCTAGTTGCACAAGGTGTTATTGACCCTACTAAGGTAACTAAAACTGCATTAGTTAATGCAGCCTCCGTTGCTGGTCTCTTGTTGACGACTGATTGTGCAATCTCCGATGCACCTAAGGATGAGTCTGCTGGAAGCGGCATGCCTGATATGGGTGGTATGGGCGGCATGGGTGGTATGGGCGGCATGATGTAA
- a CDS encoding Re/Si-specific NAD(P)(+) transhydrogenase subunit alpha, with the protein MRIGVPLETRPGETRVAATPETVKKFIGQGHTVVIQKDAGVKASQPDSAYEAVGATIGSASDAFGAEIVLKVRAPEAAELQQIKSGSVLLGMLDPFDNDMIAAMAAQGITAFSLEAAPRTTRAQSMDVLSSQANIAGYKAVMVAANEYQRFMPMLMTAAGTVKAARVLILGAGVAGLQAIATAKRLGAVIEASDVRPAAKEQIESLGAKFVDVPYETDEEREIAQGVGGYARPMPEAWMKRQAALVAERAQQADIVITTALIPGRKPPVLLHSDTVANMKPGSVVIDLAAGKGDNGSGNCPLTQADKVIDVNGVKIVGYTNLASMVGADASALYARNLLDFMKLIVDKEAKLVIPNDDDIVTACLMCRDGQAIRKN; encoded by the coding sequence ATGCGCATAGGAGTGCCACTGGAAACAAGGCCTGGGGAAACTCGAGTAGCCGCCACACCAGAAACCGTAAAAAAATTCATTGGACAAGGTCATACTGTTGTCATCCAGAAGGATGCTGGGGTAAAAGCTAGCCAACCTGATTCGGCCTATGAAGCTGTAGGCGCAACTATTGGTAGCGCATCTGATGCATTCGGCGCGGAAATTGTTCTCAAAGTACGCGCCCCCGAAGCAGCTGAATTGCAGCAGATTAAATCTGGTTCTGTGCTTCTAGGTATGCTCGACCCATTTGATAACGACATGATTGCAGCCATGGCAGCACAAGGTATTACTGCATTCTCCTTAGAAGCTGCTCCACGTACAACTCGCGCCCAAAGCATGGACGTTTTATCCTCGCAAGCAAATATTGCTGGCTACAAAGCAGTCATGGTTGCCGCTAATGAGTACCAACGTTTTATGCCAATGCTCATGACTGCTGCAGGAACTGTTAAAGCAGCTCGTGTACTCATCTTGGGTGCTGGCGTTGCTGGTTTACAGGCAATTGCAACCGCAAAACGTCTTGGTGCTGTGATTGAGGCATCAGATGTACGTCCTGCCGCTAAAGAACAAATCGAATCATTGGGCGCCAAATTTGTCGATGTTCCTTACGAAACTGATGAAGAGCGTGAGATCGCTCAGGGCGTAGGCGGTTATGCTCGCCCGATGCCTGAAGCATGGATGAAGCGCCAAGCTGCTTTGGTTGCTGAACGCGCTCAACAGGCTGATATTGTGATTACTACTGCATTGATTCCTGGACGTAAACCTCCAGTCTTGTTGCATAGCGATACCGTTGCCAATATGAAACCTGGCTCTGTAGTGATTGACTTGGCTGCAGGCAAAGGCGATAACGGTTCAGGCAATTGTCCACTGACGCAGGCAGATAAAGTGATCGATGTGAATGGCGTAAAAATTGTGGGCTATACAAACTTAGCTAGCATGGTTGGTGCAGATGCATCTGCACTCTACGCACGTAACTTACTTGATTTCATGAAGCTCATTGTGGACAAAGAAGCTAAGCTGGTAATTCCAAACGATGACGATATCGTTACAGCTTGCTTAATGTGTCGCGATGGCCAAGCTATCCGCAAAAACTAA
- a CDS encoding diguanylate phosphodiesterase, with protein MSPKSRLYTLVKAWKNKPFQEVRDACGDPWLGISSQALEEHQSWSKRQAISHEPIFNCKGEKLTGSLFRPLLNATDMQLLRLFMEGLDTIAYWYRSGRLIPGILPMPIHAIASSKYIDAMSELILNSRLPVGLVAVGIWSTPEIDISDACKEGLLRLRRLGVLLHHLNFTGNVDELRWIKEMQMEGVHIDMKQMREHVLASNVLSQLRESPYSATQIYASNIGLINDLENATSLIADHAYGGLMMSPVSRHQMLQINDSRIAKAIFSLHPHQHLNQNGDK; from the coding sequence ATGAGCCCGAAATCCCGGCTGTACACGCTTGTAAAGGCATGGAAGAACAAACCCTTCCAAGAAGTACGAGACGCCTGTGGCGATCCATGGCTTGGCATAAGTAGCCAAGCCCTTGAAGAACACCAATCCTGGTCCAAGCGACAAGCGATTAGTCATGAACCCATATTTAACTGCAAGGGAGAAAAGCTGACTGGATCTTTATTTAGGCCGCTTCTTAATGCCACGGATATGCAATTACTACGTCTGTTTATGGAAGGCCTAGACACTATTGCATATTGGTATCGCAGTGGACGCTTAATCCCTGGAATACTGCCAATGCCTATACATGCAATTGCCTCTAGTAAATATATAGATGCAATGAGTGAGTTAATCCTGAATTCACGCCTTCCAGTTGGATTGGTTGCCGTCGGAATTTGGTCTACACCAGAAATTGATATTTCAGATGCCTGCAAAGAAGGTCTTCTTCGCTTGCGACGTCTTGGTGTTTTGCTTCACCACCTGAATTTCACAGGAAATGTTGACGAACTGCGGTGGATTAAGGAAATGCAAATGGAGGGTGTTCATATTGATATGAAGCAAATGCGTGAACACGTACTAGCCAGCAATGTCCTTTCTCAATTAAGAGAATCCCCCTACTCAGCAACACAAATTTATGCAAGCAATATTGGGCTGATAAATGATTTAGAAAACGCCACCTCGCTGATTGCCGACCATGCTTATGGTGGACTCATGATGTCCCCAGTAAGTCGCCATCAAATGCTTCAAATTAACGATAGTCGTATCGCTAAAGCCATTTTTTCGCTGCACCCTCATCAACACCTAAACCAAAATGGAGACAAGTAA
- a CDS encoding NAD(P)(+) transhydrogenase (Re/Si-specific) subunit beta, with protein sequence MSNITAISYLISSVLFILALRGLSSPTTSRQGNTFGMIGMLLAVITTFFIPDFKPVISLIGVAIVGGAIIGTIAAKRVQMTKMPELVALMHSFVGLSAVLIAIAAVFNPAHAHTGAQKIELFIGAFIGAITFTASVIAFGKLSGKVSGKPVSFSGQHLLNLILAVSMVGAGIAYYMTDSHAAFLGMCAIALVLGVTLIIPIGGADMPVVVSMLNSYSGWAAAGIGFTLNNPVLIIAGACVGSSGAILSYIMCKAMNRSILAVLLGGFGAEAAAGGGDDGGPKNYKTGSPEDAAFLMENADTVIIVPGYGLAVARAQHALKELTEKLTHHGVTVKYAIHPVAGRMPGHMNVLLAEAEVPYDQVFEMEDINSDFGQADVVLVLGANDVVNPAARTPGSPIFGMPILEAFKAKTIIVNKRSMAAGYAGLDNELFYMDKTMMVFGDAKKVVEDMVKAVE encoded by the coding sequence ATGTCAAACATAACCGCTATTTCTTATCTCATTTCATCGGTGTTGTTCATCCTCGCTTTGCGTGGCCTATCTTCACCAACCACTTCACGCCAAGGCAATACCTTCGGCATGATTGGCATGTTGTTAGCAGTCATTACCACCTTCTTTATTCCCGACTTCAAGCCAGTGATCTCTCTAATTGGGGTTGCTATTGTGGGTGGCGCGATCATCGGAACGATTGCTGCTAAGCGCGTTCAAATGACTAAGATGCCTGAGTTGGTTGCATTGATGCACTCATTTGTTGGTTTGTCAGCAGTATTAATTGCAATTGCTGCAGTATTCAATCCAGCACATGCCCATACCGGCGCACAAAAGATCGAACTCTTCATTGGCGCATTTATTGGTGCGATTACTTTCACCGCATCTGTAATTGCGTTCGGCAAGTTGTCAGGCAAAGTTAGCGGTAAGCCAGTTAGCTTTTCTGGTCAACACTTGCTCAACCTGATTTTGGCTGTATCAATGGTAGGAGCTGGTATTGCTTACTACATGACAGATAGCCATGCAGCCTTCTTGGGTATGTGCGCAATTGCATTGGTGTTAGGTGTGACATTAATCATTCCTATCGGCGGTGCCGATATGCCTGTAGTTGTGTCGATGCTTAATAGCTATTCCGGTTGGGCGGCAGCAGGAATTGGTTTCACACTAAATAACCCAGTATTGATCATTGCTGGTGCTTGCGTAGGCTCATCTGGCGCCATCCTCTCATACATTATGTGTAAGGCGATGAATCGCTCTATTCTGGCTGTACTTCTCGGTGGTTTCGGTGCCGAAGCAGCGGCAGGCGGTGGCGATGATGGTGGCCCCAAGAATTACAAAACAGGCTCACCTGAAGACGCAGCTTTCCTCATGGAAAATGCCGATACAGTGATCATTGTTCCTGGTTATGGCTTAGCAGTGGCACGCGCTCAACACGCATTGAAAGAATTGACTGAGAAGTTGACGCATCATGGCGTCACTGTGAAATATGCCATCCACCCAGTGGCTGGTCGTATGCCTGGTCATATGAACGTACTCTTGGCTGAAGCGGAAGTTCCATACGATCAAGTATTTGAAATGGAAGATATCAACAGTGATTTTGGTCAGGCTGATGTAGTTTTAGTGCTTGGCGCCAATGACGTGGTGAATCCTGCTGCACGCACACCAGGTAGTCCAATTTTTGGAATGCCAATCTTGGAAGCATTTAAAGCAAAAACAATTATTGTTAATAAGCGCTCTATGGCAGCTGGTTATGCTGGCTTAGATAACGAACTCTTCTATATGGATAAAACCATGATGGTCTTCGGCGATGCAAAGAAGGTCGTAGAGGATATGGTCAAGGCTGTTGAGTAA
- a CDS encoding proton-translocating transhydrogenase family protein, with product MDLAAFQSILTVQNITVFVLAIFVGYHVVWNVTPALHTPLMAVTNAISGIIIVGALLQTEVIGGDEITLTSIIGAIAVFLASINIFGGFMVTRRMLEMFKKKAPKADAAGTK from the coding sequence ATGGATCTCGCTGCCTTTCAAAGCATCCTCACCGTTCAAAACATCACCGTATTCGTATTAGCCATTTTTGTTGGTTATCACGTTGTTTGGAACGTTACTCCCGCATTGCATACTCCCCTCATGGCGGTGACTAATGCCATTTCAGGCATCATCATCGTTGGTGCATTGCTACAAACTGAAGTTATCGGTGGCGATGAAATCACACTCACTAGCATCATTGGTGCTATTGCAGTGTTTCTCGCATCTATCAATATTTTTGGTGGCTTTATGGTCACCCGTCGCATGCTTGAAATGTTCAAGAAAAAAGCCCCAAAAGCTGATGCGGCTGGAACTAAATAA
- a CDS encoding co-chaperone GroES: MNLRPLHDRVIIKRLDQESKTASGIIIPDAAAEKPDQGEVLAVGPGKRDDSGKLNAPDVKVGDRVLFGKYAGQTVKVDSEELIVMREDDIMAVVQK; encoded by the coding sequence ATGAATTTGCGTCCCTTACATGATCGCGTAATCATCAAGCGTTTAGATCAAGAATCAAAAACTGCTTCCGGAATCATTATTCCTGACGCTGCTGCAGAAAAGCCTGATCAAGGTGAAGTATTGGCAGTAGGCCCAGGCAAGCGCGATGACAGCGGCAAATTAAACGCACCAGACGTCAAAGTGGGCGATCGCGTTTTATTTGGCAAATATGCAGGCCAAACAGTAAAAGTTGACAGTGAAGAACTCATCGTGATGCGTGAAGACGACATCATGGCTGTTGTACAGAAGTAA
- a CDS encoding HD-GYP domain-containing protein, which yields MTPEFISQFKEDKRVWALAAYVNASRVLIRAKSIDELISGVCEGITNQPPYVLACVGLFEEPPSKTIKIVGKAGSAHKYAEGLSLSWDENDALGQGPTGISIRERRPIILSDSESATNYGAWVKRARDNGIRSSISIPLYEENTPQGIFIVYASKPNTFGEAETKLFEVLAEELSYGINNLKQQEKLREETLSKVKLQEALLNSFQLAISAIATTLELRDPYTAGHQKRVADIAVEISKELGLAHETIQSVKLAALVHDIGKISVPIEYLTKPTKLSALEFAVIKEHVEKSYEILKDIPFPLPIATIVRQHHERVDGSGYPFGLKNNEILLEAKILAVADVIESMATDRPYRFAVGLEKSISEILNKSGTLYDPDVVNAVKSLHERGVFKALSAHPRTGLEN from the coding sequence ATGACCCCCGAATTTATTAGTCAATTTAAAGAAGATAAAAGAGTGTGGGCTTTGGCAGCATACGTCAACGCCTCTCGTGTTCTTATTCGCGCAAAATCCATAGATGAATTAATAAGCGGTGTTTGCGAAGGAATTACGAACCAGCCTCCCTATGTTCTGGCCTGTGTAGGTCTTTTTGAAGAACCTCCGAGCAAAACCATCAAGATTGTTGGTAAAGCAGGTAGCGCTCATAAGTATGCAGAAGGTCTATCTTTAAGCTGGGATGAAAATGATGCGCTCGGCCAAGGACCAACGGGCATTTCAATTCGAGAACGTAGACCTATCATCCTAAGTGACTCTGAGTCAGCAACAAACTATGGTGCATGGGTTAAAAGGGCGAGAGATAACGGCATTAGAAGCAGTATTTCAATTCCACTATATGAGGAAAATACCCCTCAAGGAATATTCATCGTCTACGCAAGCAAACCAAACACTTTTGGCGAAGCTGAAACTAAATTATTTGAGGTTCTTGCAGAAGAGCTCTCTTATGGAATCAATAATTTAAAACAACAAGAAAAACTACGAGAGGAAACTCTCTCAAAGGTCAAACTTCAAGAAGCGCTTTTAAATTCCTTTCAACTAGCAATATCAGCAATTGCTACCACTCTCGAGCTACGAGACCCATACACAGCTGGTCACCAAAAAAGGGTTGCTGATATTGCAGTAGAAATTTCAAAAGAACTCGGGCTCGCCCACGAAACAATACAAAGTGTCAAATTGGCTGCTTTAGTTCACGATATTGGAAAAATATCCGTACCCATTGAGTACTTGACTAAACCAACCAAGTTAAGTGCTCTTGAGTTTGCTGTAATCAAAGAGCATGTAGAAAAAAGCTATGAGATATTAAAAGACATACCTTTTCCCCTTCCAATTGCCACCATTGTTAGACAACATCATGAAAGAGTAGATGGCTCGGGCTATCCTTTTGGCCTCAAGAATAATGAGATTTTGCTCGAGGCTAAGATTCTAGCGGTAGCTGATGTCATTGAATCTATGGCAACAGATCGACCCTATCGATTTGCTGTTGGGCTAGAAAAATCGATTTCTGAGATTCTCAATAAATCAGGCACTTTGTATGATCCTGATGTAGTAAATGCTGTTAAATCACTTCATGAGAGAGGTGTATTTAAGGCCCTAAGCGCGCATCCGCGAACGGGACTTGAGAATTAA
- a CDS encoding glutathione S-transferase N-terminal domain-containing protein yields the protein MKLIGSLTSPYVRKVRIVFNEKKVDVDLELENVWAADTKISLNNPLGKVPCLISDDGEAIYDSRVIAEYADGLSPVGKLIPTDNRERASVKTWEALADGVMDAGILARLERTLRPAEQQSQSWYDRQMGKIDAALRQMSERLGENAWCHGNQMTLADIAVGCAIGYLLFRFPEVKWQMQYPNLNNLYQKLLQRPSFIETEPPAA from the coding sequence ATGAAACTAATCGGATCCCTTACTAGCCCATACGTACGCAAAGTACGCATCGTTTTTAACGAGAAAAAGGTTGATGTTGACCTCGAACTAGAGAATGTCTGGGCTGCAGACACCAAAATTTCCCTAAATAACCCCCTCGGGAAGGTTCCCTGCCTTATTTCAGATGATGGAGAGGCTATTTATGACTCTCGCGTCATCGCCGAATATGCTGATGGCCTAAGCCCTGTTGGTAAGCTAATTCCAACAGATAACCGCGAACGGGCTTCAGTTAAAACCTGGGAAGCCCTAGCCGACGGTGTCATGGATGCCGGAATATTGGCTCGCTTGGAGCGCACCTTACGTCCGGCGGAGCAACAAAGTCAATCCTGGTATGACCGCCAAATGGGAAAAATTGATGCAGCCCTTCGTCAAATGTCGGAACGGCTTGGTGAAAATGCTTGGTGTCATGGCAATCAAATGACATTAGCCGACATTGCCGTTGGTTGCGCAATAGGTTATTTGCTATTCCGCTTCCCTGAAGTGAAATGGCAAATGCAATATCCAAATTTAAATAACTTGTATCAAAAGTTATTGCAGCGCCCTTCCTTTATTGAAACGGAACCACCTGCAGCGTAG